In Phaseolus vulgaris cultivar G19833 chromosome 3, P. vulgaris v2.0, whole genome shotgun sequence, the sequence tcaatcaccgcatccAAGGTATTGTCTGTTTTGGAGGTCGATATTTCATCACGATTTTGTCATTAAAAGGCACCTCAATGGATTGGAGGAGACATAATATACAAACTATCTTTGATCTCGACTCCTGAATATGTGAAACAATTGATGGTACCGAAAAATTATTGATGTAAGATAAATTTgaatagttaatatttttaaaatgaattgtTTAAGTAAAGTAATTTGTTTTACATAAATTactttaattctttttatatatatatatatatatatatattaagaactgttttttttttcaataccATATGTTGAGAACTctatttaataacaaaatattaaattcaaatttatagtaacaacataaattaaattattgaataaaacattcctaaaaataattttacagtggttttacataataaaaattgataaagaTATTATAGACATATCATATTTCTTTagtatatgttcaagaatttaTTTGTGAACTAAAGTCAGGATGACATctttatttacaaatattaaaatttaaaatatctaaTATTATAAACACAAaccataaaatataatattataatgttTGGCTATACATATATaccataaatattatatataatattatgagAGTGGttataatcgattatataaTTAAACAGTTATGCCAGTGAAGAAAGTCAAATTCTAAAGAAGATAAATGAAGCCGACAGAACTAGAATGAAGAGGGTAACATGTACAATTACAACACAACCCTGTGCATGGTAAAAGAGCAAAAATAGGATCATTAAACACAAATAACTGGATTCAAACACCTCCATTAAATATAGGATTTTACATAATAGAGtcaatttattaaataacaataattatggTAAAATGGAATGAAATAGGATATTATAAAATTTGCaggtaataaaatataaaatcctGAAAGCTATAAATggaatgaaacaaaaaaaaactagctAATGACAGTAAAAATTTGAAGTAATAAAGTTAACAGTTGAACACAAGTAATTATAACACtttaacattttacattttatttatatttttattaaaaaaattaattatttttattacaaatattaatattttgttatggGTGTATGGTAATATTTCCACtatagaaaaatgttttttgacACCCATCTTTCATCCTATAcctcaataaatattaatattttaattatttttaattttaaaaattattttaatatttaacattttatttatatttttatttaaaaaaattaattttttttattataaatattaatattttgtttatgggTGTAAAGCGACCGTCCTTATAAATATCCATGATTTAGTTGACCATTCAAGAGCATTTTTTTGTGGAAAGATGTACTCAAAGGACAAACTGGTCATACAGGAAAAGTACTAAAGAAGGAAGAAGCTTGGAAAGAGTACTGGAGAAGGAAGAAGCTTGGGAAGAGTACTGGAGAAGGAACAACCTCATCTCTATATATTGAGTCATTTGGTGCATGCACAATAAAGAAGGAAAGTAAAATGAAGAGAGCCAACAGTAGAAGAGTAAGGAGAAGGAACAGGATCACTGTGCTTTGGCCGAGGAATTTGATCATTCAAATCTTGTTGAGGTTGCCGGTTAAGTCTCTTGCTCGTTTCAAAAGTGTCTGTAAATCATGGTTTTCTTTAATCTCTGATCCCCACTTTGCAATTTCACATTTTGAACTTGCTGCAGCATGCACGGAGAGACTTTTGTTATTGGAACCTACTGTTCCTGAAGTCCGATCCATAGACTTCAATGCACCCCTTCACGATGATTCTGCTTCGGCTGCATTAAACTTCAACTTTCTGTCCCCAGAATCCCATTCTGATCTAATCCTAGGTTCTTGTAGGGGGTTTGTGCTTTTGGACTGTAGCCAAAGTCTCTGTTTGTGGAATCCCGCAACAGGTATCCACAAACAAGTGTGTCAGTCACCTATTGCATCGGATATGGATGCCAGGGTTTTTGTGTTTCTCTATGGTTTTGGTTATGACCCTTCAACAGATGACTACTTGGTGGTGCAAGCCTCCTACAACGTTGACTCAGAAGTTGCAACCCGAGTGGAGTTTTTCTCTTTCAGAGCTAATGCGTGGAAAGAAATTGAGGGCATTCATTTGTCTTACATGAATTCCTGCGATGATATCAGAACGGGGTTGCTCTTGAACGGTGCTATTCATTGGTTGGCTTATCGTTGTGATGTATCAATGGATGCTATTGTTGCTTTTGATTTAACAGAAAGGAGTTTTTCAGATATACTTCTGCCTGATGATATGTGCGAGTATGATTTATGCAATTTGGGAGTACTTGGAGACTTTCTTTGTGTACATGTTTATGGGTATGATTGTCCAGCAAAAATATGGGTGATGAAAGAGTACAAAATACAGTCATCTTGGACTAAGAGTGTTGATGTGTCTGTTGATGAGATCCCTACTAAATACTTTTCCCTGATTTGCTCTACAAAAAGTGGTGATATTGTAGGGAAAGATGGCAATAATGGATTGGTAAAATGTAACAGCGAAGGACAGCTTCTAGAGCATCGATCCTATAGCAATTGTCGAAGTCACTCCCTGGTGGCTGTGTATACTGAGTCTCTCCTTTCACTCCCTTATGATGGTGATCAAGCAGAAGAAGACTAACAATGGTGTACTAGAAGAAATAGGCTGAGATACTTTTACTGTTTTCTTGCTATTATTATCCTTGTCTTACGACTTATGAATTCTTCTTGTATAATAAAGTGTGAAAGATAAGGCAGAATGATGAGACTATaatttcatcatcattatgttttgatttacgaattactgtattaatgttaattgaaggtgtttatttttatacttgTGTGTTCAACTTGATTAGTGCATAAATCATCATAACTTGATGGAGACTGTAAGGAGTCAAGCAGTAAGAACTAATAGGAGCTGATATCTTATTGAAGAAGTAGCTCATTATAAGGAAATGGTAATggaatagaaaagaaacaaaaactcACTTGTCTTATTTTTCTGTTATCACAATAACCCCATTCATACTCTAATATTCTggtataacaaaatatattcatatttgTTCTTGCATtctacaaaaaaatataataatcctATTCGTTTTTTCATTCCACTATATTATTTCTCATTCATAGTTCCATAATGTCACTACCTTAACATAGGTCCtaactatttaatttttcaaaagtaATGCAGCGTGGAATCCGTAGcattctcaatcctccaacagggACACGATGATACAATCAAAATCACATACACAATTTCTCACTTCTTTAGATGTTTATCAAACCAATCTATCATGATTTTATGTGCCGCCTCTGCCTCATTCAAAGCTTTTGGATTTGTAGGGTCATACCTCAGAGCCCAACCATGTGAGGCGTTCggaaatatttttacaaaacttTCAACCTGCACAAAACAAAAAATCGGCACATTTGAGAAATTTTGTTCATTAATGATCATGAAAAAGAAACTACTTTGGCAAATACAACCGGAGGATATaactaaattgttatttaattgtTCTGATTTGTCCAAAgcacaattttaatttgtatgtAAAGTATTTCCTGAAGAAAAAAAGGTGTAAAATCTAACCAAGCTTGTATAACAGCAAAAAGATAACAATCACGGACAAGGAGGATAATGGTGATACCCTAGCAATTAATGGATGTTTACCATAATgggaatataaaaaaaagaagctTAAAACCATTTATCAGACCTAAAATTAGTCTTTAGTAGTGGAATGAAAAACCTAAGTGGCAG encodes:
- the LOC137806782 gene encoding F-box/kelch-repeat protein At3g06240-like gives rise to the protein MKRANSRRVRRRNRITVLWPRNLIIQILLRLPVKSLARFKSVCKSWFSLISDPHFAISHFELAAACTERLLLLEPTVPEVRSIDFNAPLHDDSASAALNFNFLSPESHSDLILGSCRGFVLLDCSQSLCLWNPATGIHKQVCQSPIASDMDARVFVFLYGFGYDPSTDDYLVVQASYNVDSEVATRVEFFSFRANAWKEIEGIHLSYMNSCDDIRTGLLLNGAIHWLAYRCDVSMDAIVAFDLTERSFSDILLPDDMCEYDLCNLGVLGDFLCVHVYGYDCPAKIWVMKEYKIQSSWTKSVDVSVDEIPTKYFSLICSTKSGDIVGKDGNNGLVKCNSEGQLLEHRSYSNCRSHSLVAVYTESLLSLPYDGDQAEED